Proteins from a single region of Ogataea parapolymorpha DL-1 chromosome IV, whole genome shotgun sequence:
- a CDS encoding Ran (Ras-related nuclear protein) /TC4 subfamily of small GTPases: MSKERKIALVGARAVGKSSLAAQFAEESFNDHYFPTIENQLKKEVKYKGIDYSLEIMDTAGQDEFSTLHNKLLIGVHGYMLVYSINSRQSFDMLAVVRDKILDGLGISSVEDGPPIVIVGNKSDLDFQRQVTEAELKQLARSFGNVPCFECSAKNNYNVREAFNAVIDQIEDSKEPTDEEETQVKSNGCVLM, encoded by the coding sequence ATGAGTAAAGAACGGAAGATTGCACTGGTTGGCGCACGGGCTGTGGGCAAGTCTTCTTTGGCTGCCCAGTTTGCTGAAGAGTCTTTTAATGACCATTACTTTCCGACGATAGAGAATCagttgaagaaggaggTCAAGTACAAGGGAATAGATTATTCACTTGAAATTATGGACACTGCTGGTCAGGATGAGTTTTCTACTTTGCATAATAAGTTGTTAATTGGGGTTCATGGGTATATGCTGGTTTACTCTATAAATTCAAGACAGTCTTTCGACATGCTGGCTGTTGTGCGAGACAAGATCCTTGATGGGTTGGGAATAAGCTCGGTGGAAGATGGGCCTCCGATCGTGATTGTGGGCAACAAAAGCGATTTGGATTTTCAAAGACAGGTTACAGAGGCGGAATTGAAACAGCTGGCGAGAAGCTTCGGTAACGTTCCGTGCTTCGAGTGTTCTGCCAAAAATAACTATAACGTTCGCGAGGCGTTTAATGCCGTGATTGACCAGATCGAAGACAGCAAGGAGCCTAcagatgaagaagagaccCAGGTTAAAAGTAACGGATGTGTTTTAATGTAG
- a CDS encoding putative transporter, producing MFAESYFKAVASDGLSYQQITFLTFQAVTEVVIICLAGFWAAKTGLLNNEATKIISRLNVDLFTPALIFSKLASSLSFQKVLEVIVIPIFYALITGISYVASIWMSSLLGLSEPEANFVTAMAVFGNSNSLPVSLTLALAYTLPGLEWDEIENDTPDQIASRGLIYLLIFQQLGQVLRWSWGYNTLLKRRSPSVEIALDDDPESQSLETHRPSSYGSADEHSDEEQGLLSHPPPNPGRWSEGSSISSHESLSKSANIDVETENQPAEEKRPLLLRIWSKFLSAMNPPLWSMLIAIIVASVPQIRYEFYEKQGFIQNTLALAIKQLGSVSIPLILVVLGANLAPSQDIPPASPHYSKIVFGSLVSRMVLPSIVLLPIITLCAKYVGLSILDDPIFLVTSFLLITSPPAIQLSQICQLNEVFEKEMVGVLFYGYAILTLPVTIVIVVSALECLKWAKM from the coding sequence ATGTTTGCGGAATCGTATTTCAAGGCAGTCGCCAGTGACGGATTATCCTACCAGCAGATTACTTTCTTGACTTTCCAGGCTGTTACTGAAGTTGTTATCATCTGTCTAGCGGGCTTTTGGGCCGCAAAAACAGGCCTCCTCAACAATGAAGCCACAAAAATCATCTCCCGGCTGAATGTGGACCTCTTCACGCCAGCCCTTATCTTTTCGAAATTGGCCTCCTCTCTGTCGTTTCAGAAAGTGCTGGAGGTCATTGTCATTCCTATATTCTACGCACTCATCACAGGAATCTCTTACGTGGCCTCCATCTGGATGTCGTCCCTTCTTGGGCTATCCGAGCCCGAGGCCAATTTTGTCACAGCTATGGCTGTCTTTGGCAATTCGAACTCTCTGCCCGTGTCTCTGACTTTGGCGCTTGCATACACCTTGCCGGGTCTTGAGTGggacgagatcgaaaaTGACACGCCGGACCAGATCGCCTCCAGAGGTTTGATTTACTtgctcattttccagcaactgGGGCAAGTGCTCAGATGGTCTTGGGGTTACAACACATTATTGAAAAGACGTTCTCCCTCTGTGGAGATTGCTCTCGATGATGATCCTGAGAGCCAGTCTCTAGAGACCCATAGACCGTCCAGCTACGGATCGGCAGATGAACACTCGGACGAAGAACAGGGATTGCTCAGCCACCCGCCTCCTAACCCTGGTAGGTGGAGCGAAGGTTCCTCGATATCTTCTCACGAGAGCCTCTCGAAGAGCGCCAATATCGACGTGGAGACGGAAAACCAGCCGGCAGAGGAAAAAAGGCCGTTGCTACtcaggatctggagcaaATTCCTCTCGGCAATGAATCCACCTTTGTGGTCCATGTTGATCGCCATCATTGTCGCCAGCGTGCCTCAAATCAGATACGAGTTTTACGAAAAGCAGGGATTCATCCAAAACACACTGGCTTTGGCAATAAAGCAACTTGGATCGGTTTCGATTCCACTGATCCTGGTGGTATTGGGAGCAAATTTAGCTCCGTCCCAAGATATTCCTCCCGCTAGCCCCCACTACTCCAAAATCGTGTTCGGATCGCTTGTATCAAGGATGGTGCTTCCGTCCATTGTGCTTCTTCCCATCATCACACTATGCGCCAAGTATGTGGGACTGAGCATTCTTGACGATccgatttttttggtcACTTCATTTTTGCTCATCACATCTCCTCCAGCTATCCAACTGTCGCAGATTTGTCAGCTGAACGAAGTGTtcgagaaggagatggTGGGCGTGCTTTTCTACGGGTACGCGATTCTGACTTTGCCGGTCACCATAGTGATTGTGGTTTCCGCGTTGGAGTGTTTGAAATGGGCCAAGATGTAA
- a CDS encoding Transcriptional repressor XBP1, with the protein MLQTDSPNPVRYPIRQIPPAVLARIPKEQQEIIPSVSSITKRKYSTSIDPRNYLTVFEYKINESWIIWDYSSGLVHLTGLWKAIGNSKADIVKLIDSSPELEPDLKRVRGGFLKIQGTWIPFDLARKLAARFCYKIRYALVPMFGESFVDECLKPYEKGFGMLRLKVNDDDLKKKRSNRRKKSISSASVPSAHARIGKKPRSRSQEFEYGKSLPPLSPSIITRNKGPETGFFVSSVAAGPATDSFQIKTTKPKADGLLSVLRAAENLDANPFYTSIVSTVSSSSSSASSSFSTSNFPISPLASSTSLISSQYQYQYPPRALEIPYKSKAEHPVASETDIKRKMSISDLLI; encoded by the coding sequence ATGCTTCAAACCGATTCACCAAACCCGGTCAGATACCCTATCCGGCAGATCCCTCCGGCCGTGCTGGCCCGGATCCCGAAGGAACAACAAGAGATTATCCCTTCCGTTTCGTCCATCACGAAGCGCAAGTACTCGACCTCCATCGATCCGCGCAACTACTTGACGGTATTTGAGTACAAGATCAACGAGTCCTGGATCATCTGGGACTACTCCTCCGGCCTGGTACATCTCACAGGGCTTTGGAAGGCCATAGGCAACTCGAAAGCCGACATCGTGAAACTGATCGACTCATCGCCAGAGCTCGAGCCCGACCTCAAGCGCGTGCGTGGAGGATTTTTGAAGATCCAGGGGACCTGGATACCTTTTGATTTAGCGCGCAAACTGGCCGCCAGATTTTGCTACAAAATCAGATACGCCCTTGTGCCTATGTTTGGCGAGTCCTTTGTTGACGAGTGTTTGAAACCGTACGAAAAGGGTTTTGGAATGCTCCGCCTGAAGgtgaacgacgacgacctgaagaagaagagaagcAACAGACGCAAAAAATCCATCTCCTCGGCCTCTGTGCCCTCCGCCCACGCCAGGATCGGCAAAAAACCGCGCTCTCGGTCCCAGGAGTTCGAGTACGGCAAGTCGCTGCCCCCGCTGTCTCCTAGCATTATCACGCGGAACAAGGGTCCGGAGACTGGATTTTTTGTGTCGTCCGTTGCGGCAGGTCCTGCAACAGACtcgttccagatcaagACCACCAAGCCCAAAGCGGACGGCCTGCTTTCTGTTCTcagagcagcagagaaCCTGGACGCCAATCCGTTCTACACCTCCATTGTGTCGACCGTgtcctcttcgtcgtcttccgcgtcgtcgtccttTTCAACTTCGAATTTCCCTATCAGTCCGCTAGCTTCGTCCACCTCGCTTATCAGCAGCCAGTACCAATACCAATACCCCCCAAGAGCACTCGAGATCCCGTACAAGTCCAAAGCTGAGCACCCGGTGGCCTCCGAAACAGACATCAAGCGCAAAATGAGCATCAGCGATTTACTTATATAG
- a CDS encoding Late secretory pathway protein AVL9, translated as MSHDQENPWSDVVPSTNESSFVIGLCIVDFDHVHGPEIEYWLDDRTNEYNQASMAAKFAQIWPQLPFQGLPDGAHLFDEAFTNFTLVYDEKNHICPPLPEEKTNKHYDLTTLFGCACVRQLNSSALKDGADFKRSIIQKSVVMITRYPIPIQLKEKLSIITMSYFDQHNFHDKSIIKALFENVATVYNSHGFKVEDDDLYETPVTQDNVKVIKESDFYTGLNLKELVVTFKRNLLVVYKALLLEQRILVYSKNLNRLSNFQYSLLSLIPNLLLHLSDSGSPLTGSDPGQVEKPTSLKSSDRQSMLAFMGLPLRIFGRGGFFQPYLTLQQIEYLTNENTSWYLVGCSNDIMLHQKTRYADLVVNLDDASVELLSSQLKDKVALTSADRRFIDSLSDEVLAADDVSLSLANSPMESQSYRGGDDFIRYNFEDYLIGMLSSIKYDNFRSTSKLENVQQLSSFANEIEQFGNPFVAAFRATNAYKIFDRGTDDELFNFFEPKHVGSSLVRTNVIRNLFSRIKDEDRKYLSGLFSFRRGENKNG; from the coding sequence ATGTCCCATGATCAGGAAAATCCCTGGTCAGATGTGGTACCGAGCACCAACGAGTCGTCTTTTGTCATTGGACTATGCATTGTTGATTTCGACCACGTCCATGGCCCAGAGATAGAGTATTGGCTCGACGACCGCACAAACGAATACAACCAGGCCTCTATGGCGGCCAAGTTTGCGCAAATATGGCCGCAGTTGCCCTTCCAGGGGCTTCCCGACGGCGCACACTTGTTTGACGAAGCATTTACAAATTTCACGCTTGTctacgacgagaaaaaTCACATCTGTCCTCCACTTCCCGAGGAAAAGACAAATAAGCATTACGACCTCACGACACTTTTTGGATGCGCGTGCGTGCGCCAGCTGAACAGCAGCGCATTAAAGGACGGTGCGGACTTCAAGCGGTCGATTATCCAGAAAAGCGTCGTGATGATCACGCGATACCCGATCCCAATCCAACTAAAGGAGAAATTAAGCATAATCACTATGAGCTACTTTGACCAGCACAACTTCCACGACAAGTCTATAATTAAAGCGCTTTTCGAAAATGTGGCCACCGTGTACAATTCTCACGGCTTTAAGGTTgaagacgacgatctgTACGAGACCCCTGTGACCCAAGACAACGTGAAAGTCATCAAGGAAAGCGACTTCTACACGGGACTCAAtctgaaagagctggtggTGACGTTCAAACGCAATTTGTTGGTCGTCTACAAAgcgctgctgctcgagcaACGCATTCTCGTGTACTCAAAAAACCTCAACCGTCTCTCTAACTTCCAGTACTCGCTTCTCTCACTCATACCGAACTTGTTGCTCCATCTTTCCGACAGCGGCAGTCCGTTGACAGGCAGCGATCCTGGACAGGTCGAGAAGCCTACTTCACTGAAAAGCAGCGATAGACAGTCTATGTTGGCATTCATGGGCCTTCCGTTGCGAATATTTGGCAGGGGAggctttttccagccgTATTTGACTCTGCAGCAGATCGAGTACCTGACCAACGAGAACACCAGCTGGTATCTGGTCGGCTGCTCGAATGACATAATGCTGCATCAAAAAACGCGATATGCAGATCTGGTGGTAAATCTCGACGACGCGAGtgtcgagctgctgagctcgcAGTTGAAGGACAAAGTGGCACTCACTAGCGCAGATCGTCGCTTTATCGACTcgctgagcgacgaggtgctAGCCGCAGACGACGTGAGCCTGTCGCTGGCAAACAGCCCGATGGAATCGCAGTCGTACCGGGGCGGCGACGACTTTATCCGGTACAACTTTGAGGATTACCTAATCGGGATGCTCTCGAGCATCAAGTACGACAACTTCCGCAGCACgtccaagctggaaaatgtgcagcagctgagCTCGTTTGCgaacgagatcgagcagtTCGGGAATCCGTTTGTTGCGGCTTTCCGGGCCACTAATGCCTACAAGATATTTGATCGCGGGACCGACGACGAATTATTTAACTTTTTCGAGCCCAAACACGTCGGCTCTAGCCTGGTCCGAACAAACGTGATTCGGAACCTGTTCAGCAGAATTAAAGACGAAGATCGCAAGTATTTGTCGGGACTGTTCAGTTTTAGGCGGGgcgaaaataaaaatgGCTAG
- a CDS encoding putative peroxiredoxin-B, with product MVVKRGDKFPTNVSTLFISSPEGEPKPFDLKAATKSKKFVVVSVPGAFTPPCTNQHLPEYIQKVQNFASKGVDFILVVTQNDPFVLRAWKEKLGATSNKILFVSDPYLDLSKKLGSPIDLGGLGLGTRSSRLALIVNRSGIVEFVADEKGGDVNVSTASKLLAKL from the coding sequence ATGGTTGTTAAGAGAGGCGACAAATTTCCTACTAACGTGAGCACGCTCTTCATCTCGTCCCCAGAAGGCGAGCCTAAGCCCTTTGATCTGAAGGCAGCCACAAAGAGCAAGAAGTTTGTGGTTGTCAGTGTTCCAGGTGCGTTCACTCCGCCTTGCACCAACCAGCACCTTCCAGAGTACATTCAGAAAGTGCAGAACTTTGCTTCCAAAGGAGTCGATTTCATTCTTGTGGTGACGCAGAACGATCCGTTCGTGCTTCGTGCCTGGAAAGAAAAATTAGGAGCTACTTCCAATAAGATCCTGTTTGTGTCAGACCCATATCTGGACTTGTCCAAGAAGCTGGGGTCTCCTATTGATTTGGGAGGCTTGGGCCTGGGaacgagatccagcagattGGCTCTGATTGTCAACCGTAGCGGAATTGTCGAGTTTGTGGCTGATGAGAAGGGAGGAGACGTCAATGTTTCGACCGCGTCCAAACTTCTGGCAAAGTTGTAA
- a CDS encoding Pre-mRNA-splicing factor CWC26: MSLQDYLKKYVSEEPQEQGSESDLSETEEGPVIVERKVQSKGWTSVETKETTGPRPNLMQDGSLPGLKTGEDIKRSMEMKQRQLEDEKRKVQQHYDPNNVETVYRDATGRRLSKVEDPDAQRKAEEERIKEEIKRINESEYTAIRKQKEEQRLKQLGTETQESRDHQKKQIVNDDDPALLFDSNLQSRKRKLTNLSATGRKLYAETGYPDNRFGIRPGWRWDGVNRTNGFEQRWFERRQELEQNEVLKYTLQEDI; this comes from the coding sequence ATGTCGCTCCAAGATTATCTCAAGAAATATGTCTCTGAGGAACCTCAGGAGCAGGGATCAGAGTCAGATTTGTCCGAGACAGAGGAAGGACCTGTTATTGTCGAGAGAAAGGTGCAGTCCAAGGGTTGGACGTCAGTAGAGACGAAGGAGACGACAGGTCCGCGACCGAATCTCATGCAGGACGGCTCGCTGCCAGGTCTCAAGACTGGGGAGGACATTAAAAGGTCGATGGAAATGAAACAGCGTCAATTGGAAGACGAGAAGCGCAAGGTTCAGCAGCATTACGATCCAAATAATGTCGAGACAGTCTACAGAGATGCCACTGGGCGGAGGCTATCCAAAGTTGAGGATCCAGACGCACAAAGAAAGGCAGAAGAGGAACGGATaaaagaagaaataaaGCGTATCAATGAGAGCGAATACACAGCGATACGAAAACAAAAGGAAGAACAACGATTAAAGCAGCTAGGAACAGAGACACAGGAGAGCAGAGATCACCAAAAAAAACAGATTGTaaacgacgacgacccTGCGTTGCTGTTTGACTCAAATCTACAGAGCCGCAAAAGAAAGCTTACCAATCTGAGCGCGACAGGCAGAAAACTATACGCTGAAACCGGGTATCCAGACAATAGGTTTGGCATACGGCCTGGCTGGCGTTGGGACGGGGTGAACCGCACCAACGGGTTCGAACAGCGGTGGTTCGAAAGACGGCAGGAACTGGAGCAAAACGAAGTTCTAAAGTACACATTACAGGAAGATATATAG
- a CDS encoding 5'-3' exoribonuclease 1: MGIPKFFRFISERWPLISNEIDGLTPVPEFDNLYLDMNSILHTCTHTNDSSLLRMTDDQMFGAIFAYIDHLFNIIKPQKVFYMAIDGVAPRAKMNQQRARRFRSAIEAEQNLEKAIKEGKEIPKEPPFDSNAITPGTEFMAKLTQNLKFYINQKASSDSRWQNMRIILSGHEVPGEGEHKIMDFIRTQKAQPDYDPNTRHCVYGLDADLIMLGLVAHEPHFALLREEVTFGPKANSHSDDDLTQQTFFLLHISLVREYMELEFQELQDQLSFEYDFERIIDDFILIMYVIGNDFLPNLPDLHLNKGAFPLLIETFKEAIRDMDGYINEFGTINLQRFGKWLEYLSVFELENFEKGEVDVEWFNKQLDNISKQGMKKRLRQGKELLLKQQKKFVGLVREWIYRVYSEKFDVKAMLEDESKVPELPLPREAFDSEINRDVIAKFLFELGVVVIHSKSQDTYTARLDVDGINPDETDEEFNERVEGIRRVIKKYQTAIVVEDEETLESQKDLYDARFVKWKNEYYKKKVGFSLNDEDKIRDMAENYIEGLQWVLNYYYKGISSWPWYYRYHYAPRISDVSKGLNVKINFEKGHPFKPFQQLMAVLPARSKELIPTVYRPLMTDSNSPIIDFYPDDCEVDMNGKKAPWEAVVLLSFVDEKRLIEAMAPFDSKLSPEEKQRNSFGTDLQFHFNPQIKHLIKSPLPASFSDFESHCTETEFHLPSLEGLKINFGLCKGAKFGREALAGFPSLKTIPCQYNLEYANVVVFQQPSKAMTLMLTLENLHSSLTVEQFAKEYVGQIVYTKWPFLREAKVVYVTDNLMRYEKVKMGSVPKVVSSPLESFERDDFEKTRSLLYHKLQTNKGVRFQAAEADDQSEDGAKTSSTKNPIEGLVYVRAVNGLIRNEHGAFVKTYAKEIECYPIQLIVDEVINKDTRFEARPPVPIEEEFPKNSTVVFLGAFAYGAPADVIDHENNKLTLKVSRISKKAEPNFGVLRAQHEKKAIRYHPSSTVAKILKFSPLFLSKLTSSYAVEGPGGRRYDIGLPLKFEGKKMKVLGYTRRNDRYWEYSDLAISLIQEYTKKFPDVFKALMEHKGSSIPSAKEIFKIAEPDKLRAKLDAVQSFLKEKKSTFVTVSLESESFTKIGVAELEQQIIDYMAKPQPLDTKGIKGIPRNAVLAPSQSFQLLKKQHFSLGDRVVYVLDSGNVPLFSKGTVIGIRSLESKVELQVLFDQPLLTGNTFGGRLKTQRGLTLDSSVLLNLTDKQFIYHSKASSKTAQGDLSEVKKRYLLKKKQEKENELRNKKELLNVIKKSDTQGEAKESADPTLSSLSKKNRVAQNVFNSVLGNVMQPTAPLRGPHSMMGIPPGLPLPVPMPANTNGSQELMGMLNSQKPRNSADRPATKPANKQANRSTKKPQNKQKPKVAKKEEA; the protein is encoded by the exons ATGG GTATCCCAAAGTTCTTCCGGTTCATCTCTGAGAGATGGCCACTGATATCGAACGAGATTGATGGGTTGACTCCCGTTCCAGAGTTTGACAACCTCTATCTCGATATGAACTCCATTTTGCATACCTGCACGCATACCAACGACAGTTCATTGCTTAGAATGACAGACGATCAAATGTTTGGTGCCATTTTTGCCTACATTGATCATCTGTTCAACATCATTAAGCCTCAGAAAGTGTTTTACATGGCTATTGATGGAGTTGCTCCTAGAGCAAAAATGAACCAGCAGCGTGCTAGACGGTTCCGAAGTGCGATTGAGGCCGAGCAGAACTTGGAGAAAGCTATCAAAGAAGGAAAGGAAATTCCTAAGGAACCTCCTTTTGACTCCAACGCAATTACTCCAGGTACAGAGTTCATGGCCAAATTGACCCAAAATTTGAAATTCTACATTAATCAAAAAGCTTCCTCGGACTCGAGGTGGCAGAATATGCGTATCATTCTGTCCGGCCACGAGGTGCCCGGTGAAGGAGAGCACAAGATCATGGACTTCATCAGGACGCAGAAAGCTCAGCCTGACTACGATCCTAACACCAGACACTGTGTCTATGGTTTGGACGCGGATCTTATTATGCTGGGCCTTGTCGCTCATGAACCACATTTTGCTCTGTTGAGAGAGGAAGTGACCTTTGGTCCAAAAGCTAACTCTCATTCCGATGACGACCTTACGCAGCAGACATTCTTCTTGCTCCATATCTCGCTGGTCAGAGAATATATGGAGCTGGAATTCCAGGAACTGCAAGATCAGCTTTCATTCGAGTACGATTTTGAGCGTATCATTGACGACTTCATTCTTATCATGTACGTGATAGGAAACGACTTCCTACCGAACTTGCCGGATTTGCATTTGAACAAAGGTGCTTTCCCGCTTTTGATTGAGACTTTCAAAGAAGCTATCAGAGACATGGACGGATACATCAATGAGTTTGGAACTATCAATCTCCAACGGTTCGGAAAGTGGCTGGAATATTTATCCGTcttcgagctggagaattttgagaaAGGTGAAGTCGACGTCGAGTGGTTCAAcaagcagcttgacaaTATATCGAAGCAAGGAATGAAGAAGAGACTGAGACAGGGTAAAGAGCTGTTGCTtaagcagcagaagaagtTTGTTGGACTTGTGAGAGAGTGGATATATCGCGTCTATTCAGAGAAATTTGACGTCAAAGCCATGCTAGAAGACGAATCTAAAGTTCCTGAACTTCCTCTTCCACGTGAAGCGTTTGACAGTGAGATCAATAGAGACGTCATTGCCAAATTCTTGTTTGAACTAGGTGTTGTGGTTATCCACAGCAAGTCTCAGGACACATACACTGCCAGATTGGATGTCGATGGCATCAATCCCGACGAGACTGACGAAGAATTCAATGAAAGAGTGGAAGGAATCAGAAGAGTGATCAAGAAGTACCAGACTGCCATCGTTgttgaagacgaagaaaCGCTGGAATCGCAAAAGGACCTTTACGATGCTAGATTCGTGAAATGGAAGAATGAATACTATAAGAAGAAGGTTGGATTTTCTTTGaatgacgaggacaagatCAGAGACATGGCTGAGAACTATATTGAAGGGCTGCAATGGGTTTTGAACTACTATTACAAAGGAATTTCATCCTGGCCTTGGTATTACAGGTACCACTATGCTCCGCGCATTTCTGATGTTAGCAAGGGTCTGAATGTGAAGATTAATTTTGAGAAGGGGCATCCGTTTAAGCCTTTCCAACAGCTGATGGCTGTCTTGCCTGCCAGGTCTAAAGAACTGATTCCTACTGTCTACAGACCACTGATGACGGACTCCAACTCCCCAATCATAGATTTCTATCCAGATGATTGTGAAGTTGATATGAATGGCAAGAAAGCGCCATGGGAGGCAGTTGTTCTTTTGTCTTTTGTGGATGAGAAAAGACTGATTGAAGCGATGGCTCCGTTTGACTCTAAATTGAGTCCTGAagagaaacaaagaaacTCATTTGGTACCGACTTGCAGTTCCATTTCAATCCTCAAATCAAGCACCTCATCAAGTCTCCTTTGCCTGCATCGTTCAGTGACTTTGAGTCTCACTGCACGGAGACCGAGTTCCACTTGCCTTCACTTGAAGGTCTGAAAATCAACTTTGGCTTGTGTAAGGGTGCCAAGTTTGGCAGAGAAGCATTGGCTGGCTTCCCATCTCTGAAAACCATCCCATGTCAATACAACCTTGAATATGCCAATGTCGTGGTGTTCCAACAGCCATCGAAAGCCATGACATTAATGTTGACGCTGGAAAATCTACACAGCAGTCTGACAGTGGAACAGTTTGCCAAAGAGTATGTTGGACAGATTGTTTACACGAAATGGCCATTCTTGAGAGAGGCTAAGGTTGTCTACGTGACTGACAACCTTATGAGATACGAGAAAGTGAAGATGGGATCTGTGCCGAAAGTTGTCTCGTCTCCGCTGGAGTCATTTGAAAGAGACGATTTTGAAAAGACCAGATCTCTTTTGTATCACAAACTACAGACCAACAAGGGTGTTCGATTCCAAGCTGCAGAAGCTGATGATCAATCTGAAGATGGCGCCAAAACTTCTTCCACAAAGAACCCTATTGAAGGATTGGTCTATGTTAGAGCTGTCAATGGGCTGATCCGAAACGAACACGGAGCGTTTGTGAAAACATACGCCAAAGAGATTGAATGCTATCCTATTCAATTAATAGTGGAtgaggtgatcaacaaaGATACGAGATTTGAGGCAAGACCTCCTGTTCCTATAGAGGAGGAATTTCCGAAGAACTCGACAGttgttttccttggtgCTTTCGCATACGGTGCTCCCGCAGACGTTATTGATCACGagaacaacaagctcaCCTTGAAGGTGTCGAGGATATCCAAGAAGGCAGAGCCCAACTTTGGCGTTCTGAGAGCACAGCATGAAAAGAAAGCCATCAGATACCATCCGTCGTCGACTGTTGCCAAAATTTTAAAATTCTCTCCTCTGTTCCTGTCCAAACTGACGTCTTCGTATGCGGTAGAAGGACCTGGTGGAAGAAGATACGACATTGGCCTTCCACTGAAGTTTGAGGGTAAGAAGATGAAAGTGTTGGGATACACAAGAAGAAATGATAGATACTGGGAGTACAGCGATTTGGCTATCAGCTTGATCCAGGAGTACACGAAGAAATTCCCTGATGTTTTCAAAGCCCTGATGGAACACAAGGGATCCTCTATTCCGAGCGCTAAAGAAATTTTCAAGATTGCTGAGCCGGACAAGCTCAGGGCCAAGCTGGATGCTGTGCAGTCGTTcctcaaggagaaaaagtcCACGTTTGTCACTGTGAGCCTGGAATCTGAGTCGTTCACCAAAATTGGCGTTGCAGAGCTCGAGCAACAGATTATCGACTATATGGCAAAGCCACAGCCTTTGGATACCAAGGGAATCAAAGGAATTCCACGAAACGCTGTTTTGGCTCCGTCGCAGTCGTTCCAGttgctcaaaaagcagcaCTTCTCTCTTGGAGACCGTGTTGTTTATGTCTTGGACTCGGGTAATGTTCCTCTGTTCTCCAAGGGAACTGTGATCGGCATCAGATCGCTTGAGTCCAAGGTCGAGTTGCAAGTTCTATTCGATCAGCCTCTGCTCACTGGTAATACCTTTGGTGGCAGGCTGAAGACTCAAAGAGGACTGACGCTGGATTCCTCTGTGTTGCTAAATTTGACTGACAAGCAGTTCATTTACCACTCAAAGGCCTCCTCCAAGACTGCTCAGGGAGATTTGAGCGAGGTCAAGAAGCGCTatttgctgaagaagaaacaagaaaaggagaacgaactcagaaacaagaagGAATTGCTAAACGTGATCAAGAAGAGTGACACTCAGGGTGAGGCCAAGGAATCTGCCGACCCAACTCTTTCAAGCCTCTCTAAGAAAAATAGAGTGGCTCAAAATGTGTTCAACTCTGTTCTTGGTAACGTGATGCAGCCAACGGCTCCTCTGAGAGGTCCACACTCCATGATGGGCATTCCTCCTGGACTCCCCTTACCTGTGCCTATGCCTGCTAACACCAACGGCTCGCAGGAGCTCATGGGCATGCTCAACAGCCAGAAACCACGGAACTCTGCAGACAGGCCTGCCACCAAACCGGCCAACAAGCAGGCCAACAGATCCACGAAAAAGCCCCAGAATAAGCAGAAGCCAAAGGTCGCTAAGAAAGAAGAGGCTTGA